A portion of the Stigmatella aurantiaca DW4/3-1 genome contains these proteins:
- a CDS encoding DUF1206 domain-containing protein, with protein sequence MATLRMGHGPGLERLEQAGHTVGGWVARYARFGYAARGVVYATIGVLAVKLALGYGGKTTDTQGALVTLAQQPFSIVLLSLLAAGLVAFAAWRFVQAILDPEQKGRDGKGILTRVSYFISGGMHVALALSAAHLVTGAGVQRGRGTQGWTAELLSKPFGAALVALVGAGVLAFALVQFRNAYTAKFREKLSLERLTPAHRQWALRVSRFGLAARGAVFTLISGFLLLAALTANPREAKGLDESLAVLAEQPFGAVLLGIVALGLVAYAAYLFLQARYRRIAAP encoded by the coding sequence ATGGCGACACTGAGAATGGGCCATGGACCCGGCCTGGAGCGTCTGGAACAGGCGGGGCACACGGTGGGGGGCTGGGTGGCGCGCTACGCCCGGTTCGGCTACGCGGCCCGGGGGGTGGTGTACGCCACCATCGGGGTGCTCGCGGTGAAACTGGCGCTCGGCTACGGCGGGAAAACCACGGACACCCAGGGCGCGCTCGTCACCCTGGCCCAGCAGCCCTTCAGCATCGTGCTGCTGTCCCTCCTGGCGGCGGGCCTGGTCGCTTTCGCCGCCTGGCGCTTCGTCCAGGCGATCCTCGACCCTGAACAGAAAGGCCGTGACGGCAAGGGGATACTGACCCGTGTCAGCTACTTCATCAGTGGCGGCATGCACGTGGCGCTCGCGCTCTCCGCGGCCCACCTCGTGACCGGTGCGGGAGTTCAACGCGGACGCGGGACACAAGGGTGGACGGCGGAGCTGCTCTCCAAGCCTTTCGGGGCGGCGTTGGTCGCGCTGGTGGGCGCCGGCGTCCTCGCCTTCGCCCTCGTGCAGTTCCGCAACGCCTACACCGCGAAGTTCCGCGAGAAGCTCTCCCTGGAGCGCCTGACACCCGCCCACCGGCAGTGGGCCCTCCGGGTCAGCCGCTTCGGACTTGCCGCCCGCGGCGCGGTCTTCACCCTCATCAGCGGCTTTCTCCTGCTCGCCGCCCTCACCGCCAACCCCCGCGAGGCCAAGGGGCTGGATGAATCCCTGGCCGTCCTCGCGGAGCAGCCCTTTGGGGCGGTCCTGCTCGGCATCGTCGCCTTGGGGCTCGTGGCGTATGCCGCCTACCTCTTCCTTCAGGCGCGCTACCGCCGAATCGCCGCTCCGTGA